From one Deinococcus aetherius genomic stretch:
- a CDS encoding carbohydrate ABC transporter permease yields the protein MTASRGRERRPGLGSRLVAARWSYLLLAPAVLLVLAFVVYPLVASYPYTLYNWNGVGTPSAYVGLENFRRVAQDSFFWAAFRHTFLYVLAVVPLQLLLSLILALVLNNPKLRGRNLYRALFFSPAVTSQLVMGIVIGFIFTGISEPLSRGLQSLGLLQRGELLSLLSDPRTALWMIALVGVWHGIGYNMVYFLAALQGIPQELYEAARIDGASPRQEFFRITLPMLRAPGVVIVFLAVMGALGVFELVVALSGLGATSLLSGTEVVSTYIYRNAFGTQSANVGFASAAALFMGLLTIVLSVAQLLAYRALGVRRPGLETEVRL from the coding sequence TCCCGCCTCGTCGCCGCCCGCTGGTCGTACCTGCTGCTCGCGCCCGCGGTGCTCCTCGTCCTCGCCTTCGTGGTGTACCCGCTCGTCGCCTCGTATCCGTACACCCTCTACAACTGGAACGGCGTGGGCACCCCCAGCGCCTACGTGGGGCTGGAGAACTTCCGGCGGGTGGCGCAGGACTCCTTCTTCTGGGCGGCGTTCCGGCACACCTTCCTGTACGTCCTCGCGGTCGTGCCGCTGCAACTGCTGCTCTCGCTGATTCTCGCCCTCGTGCTCAACAACCCGAAGCTGCGGGGGCGCAACCTCTACCGGGCGCTGTTCTTCAGCCCGGCCGTCACCTCGCAGCTCGTGATGGGCATCGTGATCGGCTTCATCTTCACCGGGATCAGCGAGCCGCTCAGCCGCGGGTTGCAGTCGCTCGGCCTGCTGCAACGGGGAGAACTCCTCAGCCTGCTCTCCGACCCCCGCACGGCGCTGTGGATGATCGCCCTCGTCGGCGTGTGGCACGGCATCGGCTACAACATGGTGTACTTCCTGGCCGCGCTCCAGGGCATCCCGCAGGAGCTGTACGAGGCGGCCCGCATCGACGGCGCCTCGCCGAGGCAGGAATTCTTCCGCATCACCCTGCCGATGCTGCGCGCCCCGGGCGTGGTGATCGTGTTCCTCGCCGTCATGGGCGCTCTCGGCGTGTTCGAGCTGGTGGTGGCCCTCAGCGGCCTGGGCGCGACGAGCCTCCTGTCCGGCACCGAGGTCGTGAGCACCTACATCTACCGCAACGCCTTCGGGACGCAAAGCGCCAACGTGGGCTTCGCCTCCGCCGCCGCGCTGTTCATGGGCCTCCTCACCATCGTCCTCTCGGTCGCGCAACTCCTCGCCTACCGCGCCCTGGGCGTCCGGCG